In the genome of Candidatus Angelobacter sp., one region contains:
- a CDS encoding tetratricopeptide repeat protein, which yields MLTAAHAIPCFFASLISDVANWEFLLTNPAVLVMTAFQVWMFIDAARREEWIWAIFIFFGWGVSALLYFFFVYRAAPSATRGFELPGAHDRRRIKELEAQIHHLDKAHHHSQLGDVYFQQGKLDLAEACYRAALERDAEDIDTRSHLGQCLLRKKNPGEARPLLEKVCAENPKHDYGYSLMALAETQTALGETDAAIATWKKVLEDHSYARARVQLSELYLQKQEAELARVELREVVSDDAHAPAFQRKRERVWVRRARASLRKIG from the coding sequence ATGCTCACCGCGGCGCACGCGATACCCTGCTTCTTCGCTTCGCTGATTTCCGACGTGGCCAACTGGGAGTTCCTGCTCACCAATCCCGCGGTCCTGGTGATGACCGCGTTCCAGGTCTGGATGTTTATCGACGCGGCGAGGCGCGAGGAATGGATCTGGGCGATCTTCATCTTCTTTGGCTGGGGCGTGAGCGCGCTGCTTTATTTTTTTTTCGTCTATCGCGCGGCGCCGTCCGCAACACGAGGTTTTGAACTGCCGGGCGCTCATGACCGCCGCCGCATCAAGGAGCTCGAGGCGCAGATTCATCACCTGGACAAGGCCCATCACCATTCGCAGCTCGGGGACGTTTATTTTCAACAAGGCAAACTCGACCTCGCCGAGGCGTGTTATCGCGCCGCACTGGAACGCGACGCCGAGGACATTGACACGCGGTCGCACCTGGGCCAGTGCCTGCTGCGAAAAAAGAATCCCGGCGAGGCGCGTCCGCTGCTGGAAAAGGTTTGCGCGGAAAACCCAAAGCACGACTACGGTTATTCGTTGATGGCCCTCGCCGAAACGCAAACCGCGCTGGGCGAGACGGACGCCGCGATCGCCACCTGGAAAAAAGTCCTGGAGGACCATTCGTATGCCCGGGCACGGGTGCAATTGTCGGAGCTTTACCTGCAGAAGCAGGAGGCGGAGCTTGCCCGGGTGGAATTGCGGGAAGTCGTTTCGGACGACGCGCACGCGCCGGCATTTCAGAGGAAGCGCGAACGCGTCTGGGTCAGGCGAGCGAGGGCGTCGCTGCGCAAAATCGGTTGA